The nucleotide window TGGCCTGAAAACTACCATGTCCATTTCCAGCCTGAAAAGATTCTTTTGTTCGGTCTGAAATACCTGAAAACAGCAGGATACATAAtgaggaactagaaaaacaaagaagtacCTTGCTAACTCTTGAACGTTGAATTTCCAGCGAGTGTCAGGTTCTCGGAATATAACTTCATAGTTATTTTCAAGTGCCTGATTTttcaaaagtacataaaacatTGAAGACATGGTATGTATGTTTGGGAATGTTTATGCTGCCATTTAACATTTACTACAAATCTTTTCTAAGATTCCTTTTGTTTTACCAGTAATCCAAGGCCTTAGTTTATCTTACAAGTACCGTTGGTTCATTTCCATACTTAGCCACTCTCAGATTATATTATGGTTCCCAATGATAAGTTTTGGTCAATTTTATCTACTATGTAGGAAAATGATAAAGGTTCTTTGTTTGGGgacgtttttaaaaatagatagctGAACTAAGTTTTAAATATCCTGCCCACATGTATGAGAAACGAATTCAGTGGCTTCTCAAAGTCCCTTCTAGGATTATCACCGAGTTTTCTTCTGCCAAATGCCTTGTCCCATTCCTCATGCCTCAGTTAGAAAGTGAGGGTGCCCTAGGAACAgagcttatgaaataaaaatgatttcccaACACTCTTTACAAACTCTTCCCGCCAAGAAGGGGCTTTCCCTGCTATGCAATACGGTCCGGCCCAAAGCACCGCGCCCCGTGATCCTTGGGTTTACAGTTTGCATATAAACATCCAAATAATCTTTGCATTCATAAACTGGCTACTCCTTTCTCATCTCAAAATCTGAACTCTTGTCACTATCGTTTATTGTGTTacaaaatacagaatgaaaacaGCTAAGTAAAAAGATTTCCTCTTCATTCTTGAGATTGAGATGGACCCTTCTCATTAGAAGAGGATTCAGATATCCTAGATGGAAAATACCTAAATTCAGGATCTTAGTAATAGCTGTGGGTGGCTTAAAAAGATTGCACATtccagataataaaaaataagatgtcTTTCCTTAAGCCACTCTCCCACTACTCTTGGTTTTGAGTTGTGCCTTAATTAACTTGACTACTCATGTCCCCTTTCATTTCTCTGCCAAGTGGACTCTCGGTCCGTGAACTGAAGTAACGACAAAATTGATGTTCATTCCTTCCTACATTCACCCAAAGTCCCACAGGCTGGGCCTAAATAAACCAGATGGATGTACAGTTAGAGAAAAGCACACCTGCGTGTAAGCTCTTTTGCCCCCGGATTAAAAAGAAGCCATGAATAGACGCCACGAGCCCAGTTTCTTAGAGATACTCACTTTACCGTTAGACAAGTGGGGATTATGTATGACCAAATGAGACTACTCATCTGTCGTCTTCTTGCCCTGTGTACTTCAGGATCTTTTCTCCTATCTATATGCCCAATAGGGAATGAAAACTTATGACCAGAAAAGGTGAAATATGTCTGAAAACAgatcataatttaaaatacaaacatagtTTTATTCCTCTTACTTTTCTATTCTGACAGTAGAGAGCTGAGTTATCtttgtttgcatatttatatttgtattctagTATCTTAATAGGGTTACAGTGTTAAccctaaatatgttttaaaaccaaaaaaaaaaggtcacccCAGAACTCTCATGTGGCAACACTAAACAGTACTGAAATCCCTGCCTGCCAAAGACAGTGTCCGATCAATATAACCTACAACTCGGCTAGCAGCACTGCCCACCCCAATATTTCTCTGCAAGCTTCAGACGGTGCCCCTGTGTATAGATGTCTCTTCTTTGGAAAGCAAGACAGAAAATCAAGACAGAAAAACCACCAAGAATTCGGACCAAGGAGTGTTTACAAATGTACCCTGAGGGGATATTAGCATCTTAGCAAGTTTCAGCCACTGAACAACAgagaaacactaaaataaaacctGTTTACCTGCTCTCTGAGAGAACTACTATTAATAAAGATGAGATCATGGCAGAtcggaaaaagaggaaagaacaaatgGTTCAATTTTCTCACAAAATTTCCGGAACTGAAAAATCAGAATGATGCTGTTTCCTACCATGACTGCATAGGGCTTCATTTCCCAGGCGTGGAGGTTGGTATTATCAATAATAATGGGGGATATGCCATTCCTCATTGCTTTTCTGGCTGCAACACAATGTTATATAACAGTGAGCAACATGCAACAATCAGAAGGGCGAGCGTActccttattttgttattttcattacaGGATGTCCTCATTACACAACGTTAGTGCCGTCTATTTCAGAACCCATTATCAATAACTTTCCTTTTCCTGGAATCTAGGGAGGTTATGCTCTGGCATTctgtttggggggaaaatggcAGAGCTTTTGTCACACTCCTCCCATAAAACTTATTCTATGTGCACAATAGGATTTCCCGGGAATTCGGAAAGGAATTTGTCAcctcttttctggttccattcatgtgcttcctccaggaagtcagGGTTGAACTCATAGGCACCGTCTTCCCTGAAGAAAAAATCATCCGTGCTGAAAATCAGAGCCCTGGGAAAGTCGTGTTGCAATTGTCTAGAAAGTGGGGAAATAAGAGATTACTTTATGACTAGGCACAGTCATCCTAGAAATTATTACCTTCCATCTCTAACATTCAGTGGTTTATAATTATGAGTCCACCAGGTTGTGTGTTGTTGAAATTCAACGCAAGAAGAGAGATGCTTGCTATTCATAGGAGGCGGGAGAAAACCGAGAGGCGGCTGTGTGGGCAGCACAACTCCTAAAACTCAGAAGTGTGGCCACCACATTGACTTCTGCTGCACCAAATGATTCTAGACACAACTCTGGAGGTTAAGGCGAAGGCATGATGACAGTGGGCACTAGTCCTCACCGCCGTTGCACAGTGGTGTACCAGTGCCCCCCACAGACCTGCCCTCGCGTGCCATGCCCCCTTGCCacagccctcccttccccaaaaGGCTCTCCCCTGTCCTGGGtcccctctccctgggcctctgttCTCTGTAAGGACGCATCTGAGAAACTAGTTCTTGCTGAGGTATGATATAGACAAAagtgatgtatgtgtgtgtgtgtgtgcatgtgtgtgcaccaCCCCTATTAAGGTAACATTTACATTTCACAGTGACCTAAACCAAATGAAAAACAGCACaccaggagaaggaaagaggtagACCCAGCATTCCCCATGCTTTCTTAAATCTCTATCACACTTCtctaaatatgaaaatatcacagaaaaaagggaaaaccatCGTGGAGTGtcccctttaaaacaaaaaaaaaaaaaaaaagcagactaaATTCTGCACAAAATCGAAGAGATGTTTCCACTTGAAATCCTTATTCAGACAATTTGGTGGTGGAGGCGGGGGGGGTGCATATTATGGTAGGTAGTAACTGGGTAAATCTCtgagcctcctctctcctcatctGCACAAATCAAGGATGATTTCACCTATCTTGCTAGGTTATGACACTGAGCTAATAATGTGCAGAAACAGCAGATGCGTCACCTGACACAATGAGTGTtggtttcttccctttttccctgcAGCACCAAAACACATTTAACAGGCAAACAGAACATATGACAAAATGGATACACtcagaacaaagaaagagaaaaaaaaagaataaaaaaggagaaaggttGGAGGAAAAAAGATTGGAGAATGACAAGAAcaggaaatgcaaagagaaaagtcGAGTTGTGTAactgtgtgtgtttcttctccACGAGAAGAGTTATCTTTAATCAGGAAAGAACAGAATGAGCATAAGGCACCGGAGCCCAGATCATAAATAAGGTCCCGGGTTGTTCTGAAAAGCCTGGGTTCAATTCTTGACTCTACGATATCCAGTCATGTCACCTATCTCTCTAAACTGTTCTCCCAACTGAAAACCACAGATAATGGTCACTACTTATGAAACAGGAGTTTCTAGTAAGGCTCAAATGAGATATGagaaaacattttgcaaatgGTAAAGCACTTTTACAAATGTAAAGTACTGTTATTTTACCAATAATTATAACACAGGAGATCAAATTTACCGACCCAAACTGTTTATATGCCACAGTAATAAAATGCACTGGAGTGCATATGTAATCTCGAAATTACTGCGAGTGAATTAGTATTGCAGTGaatggaagagatggaaaaaccaaaataaagcaaatgcCTCAATTTTCAAGAATGAGTGAACACATTCCAgaaacagtaaataaacatttctgtcaGAATTCTTCAGAAGGCTTgatcacatttaaaaagaaagcagcacaggggctcctgggtggggctaagtcggttgagcttccCGCTCTTGACTTCcactcgggtcctgatctcacggttcatgacgagccctgcatggggatctgcgctgacagcatgcagcctgcttgggattctctctctctgtccctctccagcctctctcaaaaataaataaataaacttaaaaaaaaaaaaaggcagcataGGTAGCTGATGGGCTGAGTTGGTAAACAGGGATATTCATTGGACACCATGTTACATTTTGATTTAAAGAGGAATCTGATGGCCTCTTGATAGCCTTGTGGAAAAACGTAGACAAGAAGttataatgttttttaatacCCAGAGGATATTAGATAACTCTCCaactcattaaacatttattgagcatttaataTATGCCAAGTACTGGGTGAAGTGTTAAggtatgataataaaataaaatagctgctTTCAAGGAATTCACAGCCTAACCAAGGGGCCAGCTGACCTACAGATGAAGCACAAGAGAAGTCAGGGGCGGAAACAAGATCGGACAGGGAAGCATGAAGGAGATGATATTTGACTTGGATCTTGAGACATGAGAAAACACTGTCGCTTGGGGAACGGGTTAAAAGCACAAGGggtaaggggagcctgggtggctcagtcggttaagtgtccgacttccactcaggtcatgatctcgcggtttgtgagttcgagccccacgtcgggctctgtgctgacagctcagagcctggagcctgcttcggattctgtgtctccccctctctctgcccctctcccacttgcactctgtctctctctgtctctgcctcaaaaataaacactaaaaagcaCAAGAGGTAAGAGGAGGAAGCTAATGCTTTAGGGCTTGTTACGAGAAAGGAGCTCTAGGgataaacaagaatgaaaacacTAAGGATTAAAAGTGGCAAATCATATTTGAAGCATTTCTCCACTCTGAATGCTACgcaatttaaagagaaatttggCAAGCTGGAATATGTCCGCAGAAAAGTGACCAGGTATCAGATGAGCAAAGATCATCAAAAGAATGTGCAGTGTTTaaactgggggcagggggtagatggggggggggggggttgtagaTTTGTATGATCTTCCTGAATAGTCATTCCTTCAGAAACTTGTTTTATCTTCACCTGAATGTTAAATTAGCACCGGCAGGTACAGTAGCATCTGGAACCTGCAGGACAATGAACACTCTCCTAGCTAAACAAAGAACTGATTAAGTAGACAAATCTTGAGATTCCCAAACTTAGGTGGAAGCAATAAATACCATTCCATCAGCTTCAGCAGTGATCAGGACAATGCATCAGCTCTAGCTTTCTGTATGGTGGTCAGGAGCCTCATGCATTGGGGAAAttgagagaatgaaaacaaaagaaaaggaaaaaaatagaaagacaatTACTTCCACAGAACCTTCAACTCCACAGCTCAAAGTCCCCCCtcaaattcacttaaaatgaaaactatgagaGAAACTCAGGTACTAATCTTGATTTCACAACTTATCACTCTTCTGTGTAATTCTTTCTTTAATCATAAACACCCATGGAAACATATTCAGGTGTCTATTAGTCACTCACTCACTGACAAAGTCCAATATTACTATGTAATTTTGAGTTGGACCCCAACTTTCATATGTAAGTTTTCCAACATGCAAAAGTAGACAGGATACAATCATTCCCCCAGTACCCATGACCCAGGGTCAACAATTATCATAGCCAATCTCATTTCATTTGCTTCATACTTCATTTCACCAAATGTCCCATCAGTCCTCATATTTCCCTGATTGTCTCCTAAATGCATCCCTAGGACTGATTTGTTTGAAGCAAGACCCAAACCAGATCCACACATTGTATTTGGATGCCAAATCCCTCACATCTCCCTATTCCataacttttctctctcctttttattttcacctGAATTATTCCCCACAATCCCTCATATTTAGAAGATGTTCAAACCTTTAGAAATGAGTTGAAAGAATAATTCAATGAACACTGCTTACCCTTCACCTACAGTCaccagttgttaacattttgcctcATTTCTCACGTATGAATTTTTGATGAACCATTTGAAAATTAAGTTGCAGGCATGACACTTTCTTCCTAAATTCTTTGTCAAGTATCTCCTATGGATAAGAACATTCTCCTACATAACTACAATAACATTATCACATCTAGAAAATGAACACTAATTTATAATAGCTAATgtcaattgaatttttaaatttaaaatttttaaatttccctgatGGTCCCAATAACATCTTTCATAGGGTCACGTACTGCATTTGGTTATTATGTTTGTGTCATTTAATCTAGAACTGTCCTTGTGACTTCTTTGGTTTCCCTTTTTGAAGAGTCCAGATCAGTTGGCTTAAGTACACCCCACATTCTATgttattttgatgatttcctcatgattagatccAGGTTACACACTTTTAGAAGGAAAGCACAGAGGTAATGTTTGTGTACTTCTTTTTGCACGTAATAACAGTTTGTACCGTCGTGTTCAATTTGGTCACGTGGCTTCTAAAAGGTGGTGTCAGCCAGATCTCTCCACCCTAAAGAAACATGGTTTCTCTTGCAATGTATGTAATGGCAGGACAGGGATGGTGGGAGTGGGCGTGAAGCTGTCAGACCCCAGGTAAGGAGCCTGTTGCCCACCAGCCTTTTGCCCAGTGATCTTCACATTCGTTGCTGACCACGCCTGAACCAAGTATTACATCAGGAACTGCAGAATGTTGATTTTTCTCAGTATgtaatttcttctacatttacTTTGTGGCATTGTCTTGTAAAGAGGAACTTTCTCTCCCCTTTTAGGAATCTTTAACATCCTTATTCTTTATGATGTTCAAATTGTCCCATATTTGGCCACGAGGTATCCCTTCAAGTTGGCCCCTGTGTCTTATATATGCCCCTTTGTCTATACAACC belongs to Acinonyx jubatus isolate Ajub_Pintada_27869175 chromosome A1, VMU_Ajub_asm_v1.0, whole genome shotgun sequence and includes:
- the N4BP2L1 gene encoding NEDD4-binding protein 2-like 1 isoform X2, with amino-acid sequence MEESFLESFGRLSLQQQQQQQQQQQQQQQQPRPPAPPPPRGTPPRRHSFRKHLYLLRGLPGSGKTTLARQLQHDFPRALIFSTDDFFFREDGAYEFNPDFLEEAHEWNQKRARKAMRNGISPIIIDNTNLHAWEMKPYAVMVFQTEQKNLFRLEMDMVVFRPEMKEHSWSPKRKNTPDEGTV